Proteins from a single region of Psychrobacter cryohalolentis K5:
- a CDS encoding AAA family ATPase encodes MPLSSKHQLISETRPQTVPSAADYSHNQQKIAQLMAQLNQIVLDKSQVVKLALSGILAGGHLLLQDLPGMGKTTLAQGLAQLLGLSFSRVQFTNDMLPADILGMSIYDQNKRQFEFRAGPIFTKLLLADEINRSSPKTQSALLEAMEERQVTQDGQSYPLPKPFFVIATQNPLQQAGVYPLPESQLDRFLLCLSLGYPSAAAERALLKGQDRRELLKSLGAVLDTEAVLLAQQGVKQVYIADVVLDYLQRLVAKTRASQEYHGLSPRGLLSLQRAAQAYAYVSGHMEVTPEDIQAVFAAVTDHRLGQRFVPAHVTGGQATPTISQRILAEVAVIV; translated from the coding sequence ATGCCCCTTTCATCGAAACATCAGCTGATATCAGAAACGCGTCCTCAAACGGTGCCTAGTGCTGCTGATTATAGCCATAATCAGCAAAAAATTGCTCAGTTAATGGCGCAATTGAATCAAATCGTATTGGATAAATCGCAAGTAGTTAAGCTTGCGCTTAGTGGTATTTTAGCAGGTGGTCATTTATTGCTACAAGACTTGCCGGGTATGGGTAAGACGACCTTGGCACAAGGTTTAGCCCAATTATTAGGCTTGAGCTTTAGCCGTGTGCAGTTCACCAATGATATGCTGCCTGCCGATATATTGGGCATGAGTATCTACGATCAAAATAAGCGCCAATTTGAGTTTCGAGCAGGTCCTATCTTTACTAAGCTGCTGCTCGCTGATGAGATCAATCGCTCAAGCCCCAAGACCCAGAGCGCCTTACTTGAAGCGATGGAGGAGCGGCAAGTGACACAAGATGGGCAAAGTTATCCCTTACCCAAGCCATTTTTTGTGATAGCCACTCAAAACCCTTTGCAGCAAGCAGGTGTTTACCCACTTCCTGAATCGCAGCTGGATCGATTCTTATTGTGCTTATCGCTTGGTTATCCATCAGCTGCAGCAGAGCGGGCATTGTTAAAAGGTCAAGATCGCCGCGAGCTTTTAAAAAGTTTGGGTGCGGTGCTTGATACGGAAGCGGTGTTATTGGCGCAGCAAGGGGTTAAGCAGGTATACATCGCAGATGTGGTCTTGGATTATCTTCAGCGTCTGGTCGCAAAGACGCGAGCAAGCCAAGAGTATCATGGGCTGTCGCCGCGCGGTTTATTGTCGCTACAGCGCGCCGCGCAGGCTTACGCCTATGTATCAGGACATATGGAGGTCACGCCTGAAGATATTCAAGCGGTATTTGCTGCAGTCACTGACCATCGTTTGGGTCAGCGTTTTGTGCCAGCCCATGTCACTGGCGGGCAAGCTACCCCGACCATTTCTCAACGTATTTTGGCAGAAGTAGCAGTTATTGTTTAA
- a CDS encoding c-type cytochrome produces the protein MSIVNKYQLVGMLVAALLLSACEKTPPDYRATVTLPLYIEGDADNGALIYQDACGQCHQLNPGLNKKGPQLMNIYGAPAAELADYTYSEGLKASGWVWDAQTLDTYIADAEKAMPDSKMLSDPMPDSKERADVIAYLSTLRAAAPSVENDK, from the coding sequence ATGTCTATAGTCAATAAATATCAACTGGTCGGTATGCTTGTCGCCGCTTTGCTGCTAAGTGCTTGTGAGAAAACGCCGCCTGATTACCGTGCTACTGTTACGCTACCGCTTTATATTGAAGGCGATGCCGATAATGGTGCACTCATATATCAAGATGCTTGTGGTCAGTGTCATCAGTTAAACCCCGGTCTCAATAAAAAAGGCCCGCAGCTGATGAATATTTATGGCGCGCCGGCAGCGGAACTTGCAGATTATACTTATAGTGAAGGACTTAAAGCCTCGGGTTGGGTATGGGATGCTCAAACGCTTGATACTTATATTGCGGATGCTGAAAAAGCCATGCCAGATTCTAAAATGCTGTCAGACCCGATGCCAGATTCTAAAGAGCGCGCTGATGTGATCGCTTACTTGTCTACCCTTCGCGCAGCTGCCCCAAGTGTTGAAAATGATAAATAA
- the epmB gene encoding EF-P beta-lysylation protein EpmB: MINHLITQKNWQTQLSEAITSIDELLEILELQSLRSEVYVPKHFELRVPRAFVAKMTVGDRDDPLLRQVLPNHKEQMAVAGYVADPLAENAHNPVKGVLHKYQSRLLLTITGACAIHCRYCFRQHFDYSANMPTASAKQDIIDYISAHPEINEVILSGGDPLNVTNRRLFAWLDTLEAIGQLTTIRIHTRLPLVIPARLDDALLERLAQSRCQIVMVIHGNHANEIDALTAEYLQRARAAGITLLNQAVLLKGINDSVSAQTALSQRLFAAGVLPYYLHVLDKVAGAAHFDSDEEFAIELYWSLLAKLPGYLVPKLVRELPNEPFKVPINVYNNK; this comes from the coding sequence ATGATAAACCATTTAATCACACAAAAAAACTGGCAAACGCAATTATCCGAAGCCATTACCTCTATTGATGAGCTGCTTGAGATATTAGAGCTACAATCTCTGCGCTCAGAGGTCTACGTGCCTAAGCATTTTGAGCTGCGAGTACCGCGTGCCTTTGTGGCAAAAATGACCGTTGGTGATCGTGATGATCCTTTGTTAAGACAGGTCTTACCCAATCATAAAGAGCAAATGGCAGTGGCGGGCTATGTGGCTGACCCACTAGCCGAAAATGCGCATAATCCTGTTAAAGGCGTGCTGCATAAATATCAATCAAGACTGCTATTAACCATTACTGGTGCTTGCGCGATTCATTGTCGTTACTGCTTTCGTCAGCATTTTGACTATAGTGCCAATATGCCAACTGCCAGTGCAAAACAGGATATTATCGATTATATCAGCGCCCATCCTGAGATTAATGAAGTTATCTTAAGTGGCGGTGATCCATTAAATGTGACCAATAGACGTCTATTTGCTTGGCTAGATACTTTGGAGGCGATTGGGCAACTGACAACCATTCGTATACATACCCGTCTGCCGCTCGTGATTCCAGCAAGGCTTGATGATGCGCTATTAGAGCGTTTGGCACAAAGCCGCTGTCAAATCGTCATGGTCATTCATGGTAATCATGCCAATGAGATTGATGCGTTGACAGCAGAGTATTTGCAGCGCGCTCGTGCCGCAGGAATTACTTTATTAAATCAAGCGGTACTTTTAAAAGGTATCAATGACAGCGTTAGTGCGCAAACGGCATTGAGTCAGCGTTTATTTGCAGCGGGCGTGTTGCCCTATTATCTACATGTACTAGATAAAGTGGCGGGCGCGGCTCATTTTGACAGTGATGAGGAATTTGCCATTGAGCTTTATTGGTCGCTATTGGCTAAATTACCGGGCTACCTAGTACCCAAACTGGTCAGAGAATTGCCAAACGAACCTTTCAAAGTACCAATTAATGTTTACAATAATAAGTAA
- the efp gene encoding elongation factor P, with product MASFSTNEFKSGLKVMLDGNPCAILENEFVKPGKGQAFNRVKLRNLRSGKVLEQTFKSGDSLEAADVMDTEMNYLYNDGEFWHFMHPESFEQIQADKTAMSDSIKWLKENSNALCTITLFNGAPLSVTPPNFVELQITETDPGVRGDTSGGGGKPATLETGAVVRVPLFVQQGEVVRVDTRTGDYQTRVS from the coding sequence GTGGCAAGTTTTTCTACCAATGAATTTAAATCTGGTCTCAAAGTCATGCTCGATGGCAACCCTTGTGCCATTCTTGAAAACGAGTTTGTCAAACCAGGTAAAGGACAGGCCTTTAACCGTGTTAAATTGCGCAATCTTCGTAGTGGTAAAGTATTGGAACAAACCTTTAAGTCAGGCGATAGCTTAGAAGCTGCTGATGTCATGGACACTGAAATGAACTATCTCTATAACGATGGTGAATTTTGGCATTTCATGCATCCTGAGAGTTTTGAGCAGATTCAAGCGGACAAAACAGCGATGAGCGATTCAATAAAGTGGTTAAAAGAAAACAGCAATGCACTATGTACCATCACTTTATTCAACGGTGCTCCTCTTTCAGTAACACCGCCAAACTTCGTTGAATTGCAAATCACTGAAACCGATCCGGGTGTACGTGGTGATACCTCAGGCGGCGGCGGCAAGCCTGCAACGTTAGAGACTGGCGCTGTGGTACGTGTACCATTATTTGTGCAGCAAGGTGAAGTAGTACGTGTAGATACTCGTACTGGCGATTATCAAACGCGCGTTAGCTAA
- a CDS encoding transglutaminaseTgpA domain-containing protein, which yields MNNSKRSSSNDIENVSIDFLTKNSTETAIFEQLATGQSTRASVDHGYARKWYRNFLALPAYYWVLIAQVIVILPHAAHLPLWLMGFAVVSIIAQLPRIKVRFKKIAYLKRVYQGMQMLGFLLGLAGLWLTYNTAFGLDMGVAFLVLCLISKLWELYKRRDAYVVLNLSLFVLAALFLMDQGLITTLEVICGMIVVLLAFIALNDDGNSRGDGRLRTLGVLGIGALPLLVVLFLFFPRLPPLWSVQLSGQQATTGVSDSMSPGDFANLGQSTELAFRVEFTDNRPPQQELYWRGLVFSDFDGITWRQSPQQRAWKPTLPIPTWIKNAFSTVPDAVKAAPNTYQIILEPTQQNWLFGLDYPFTQQQDVSVTSDFTLLKDQPVTQQLRYDVAQFTPMQIDPILTDEVRRLNLALPNKGNPQARALAQQLFVQSGSDPLRYMAAIERWINQTEFRYTLSPPRLNNNRIDEFLFETKAGFCEHYSSSFTFMMRAAGIPARVVAGYQGGELSRGGNVWEVRQKDAHAWTEVWLEGQGWVRVDPTAFVAPERVEQGMDALTQSQGAAIFGDGAGAQISYQQYQMLQTLRRLSDQASYYWQKDVVGYDQDKQADSLLKWFNIRSVMQQIIWLAVSAITVMVILVFVIWQRRRKRWHPADLPLAQLSKRIGKNNKTLARFESEGQLAWLERLAMSLDTSARPKPEANTGTNTQSSSPSQLVDSNALTVAQMKIEQIKQDYRQLRYGRLSTIDMSNNEYQQVLKQLKKDVRELPRLY from the coding sequence ATGAACAATTCTAAACGATCTTCCTCAAATGACATTGAAAATGTATCGATCGATTTTCTTACTAAAAATTCTACAGAGACAGCCATTTTTGAGCAATTGGCAACGGGTCAAAGCACCCGCGCTAGTGTTGACCACGGTTACGCTAGAAAATGGTATCGCAATTTTTTAGCGCTACCAGCCTATTATTGGGTATTAATTGCCCAAGTCATTGTTATCTTACCTCATGCGGCACACTTACCATTATGGCTAATGGGTTTTGCTGTCGTCAGTATTATTGCCCAATTGCCACGCATCAAAGTGCGTTTTAAAAAAATAGCATATTTAAAACGCGTCTATCAAGGCATGCAAATGCTTGGCTTCTTATTGGGGCTGGCAGGATTGTGGCTGACCTACAATACTGCATTTGGACTGGATATGGGTGTGGCATTTTTAGTGCTCTGCCTTATCAGTAAACTGTGGGAGCTTTACAAGCGCCGCGATGCTTATGTGGTGTTGAATTTATCATTGTTTGTACTTGCAGCGTTGTTTTTGATGGATCAAGGGTTAATAACGACTTTAGAAGTGATTTGTGGCATGATTGTTGTGTTGTTGGCATTTATCGCGCTAAATGATGATGGTAATAGTCGCGGTGATGGTCGTCTGCGCACCTTGGGTGTATTGGGCATTGGAGCATTGCCATTATTGGTGGTGCTGTTTCTATTCTTTCCGCGTTTGCCCCCACTGTGGTCAGTACAGTTATCAGGGCAGCAAGCGACCACAGGCGTCTCTGATAGTATGTCGCCAGGTGATTTTGCTAATTTAGGTCAGTCAACCGAATTGGCTTTTCGGGTAGAGTTTACAGACAATCGACCCCCGCAGCAGGAGTTGTATTGGCGAGGCTTGGTATTTAGCGATTTTGATGGCATTACTTGGCGTCAAAGCCCTCAGCAGCGAGCATGGAAGCCTACGTTACCTATACCTACTTGGATTAAAAATGCATTTTCGACTGTTCCTGATGCGGTGAAAGCTGCCCCCAACACTTATCAGATTATCTTAGAACCTACTCAGCAGAACTGGTTATTTGGACTCGATTATCCGTTTACCCAGCAGCAAGATGTCAGTGTCACCTCAGACTTTACCTTGTTAAAAGACCAGCCTGTCACGCAGCAGCTGCGCTACGATGTAGCACAGTTTACGCCGATGCAGATTGACCCTATACTCACTGACGAGGTGCGACGACTAAATCTTGCCTTGCCTAATAAAGGCAACCCACAAGCACGAGCATTAGCCCAGCAGCTTTTTGTCCAGTCAGGCTCAGATCCTCTACGCTATATGGCAGCTATTGAGCGCTGGATTAACCAAACGGAATTTCGCTATACGCTATCGCCGCCACGCTTGAATAATAATCGTATTGATGAGTTTTTATTTGAGACCAAAGCGGGATTCTGTGAGCATTATTCTTCCAGCTTTACCTTTATGATGCGGGCAGCTGGCATACCTGCACGGGTCGTGGCAGGCTATCAAGGTGGCGAGCTAAGCCGCGGCGGCAATGTTTGGGAGGTGCGACAAAAGGATGCACACGCTTGGACGGAAGTTTGGCTTGAGGGTCAAGGCTGGGTACGTGTCGATCCGACAGCTTTTGTTGCGCCTGAGCGCGTCGAGCAAGGCATGGATGCGCTGACGCAGTCGCAAGGAGCAGCGATATTCGGCGATGGCGCTGGCGCGCAAATCAGCTATCAGCAGTATCAAATGCTACAAACCTTACGCCGCCTCTCAGATCAAGCCAGTTACTATTGGCAAAAAGACGTCGTTGGTTACGATCAGGACAAGCAAGCGGACTCACTACTCAAATGGTTTAACATCCGCTCAGTGATGCAGCAAATTATTTGGTTGGCAGTGAGTGCTATTACCGTCATGGTAATTCTCGTTTTTGTCATTTGGCAACGCCGCCGCAAGCGCTGGCATCCAGCAGATCTGCCACTTGCACAGCTATCAAAACGTATTGGCAAGAATAATAAAACGTTGGCTAGGTTTGAGAGTGAAGGGCAATTGGCATGGCTTGAACGCTTGGCAATGTCACTTGATACAAGTGCTCGTCCAAAACCTGAAGCAAACACAGGGACAAATACTCAGAGTAGTAGTCCTAGTCAGTTGGTAGACAGCAATGCTTTAAC
- a CDS encoding tRNA threonylcarbamoyladenosine dehydratase, whose translation MNEDTQMQSDIIQPEPIEEQMFVSEILETPDRDAEQYERRFKGTQTLYGNAAVDTFSAAHVYVIGVGGVGSWAAEALARTAVGTITLIDLDILVASNVNRQLPSLDSTFGQSKIEAMAARIREINPKATLHLVDDFLTAENVATLLPSREEAKTAAQTAPIVILDCIDDMDAKLAIALHCRFNKLKLVCAGGAGGKIDPSQIRVGDLRDTYQDPLLAKLRNKLRHEKGINSALKEKFGIKCVYSTEPPRVDKSCQTGGLHCGGYGSAVVVTSVVAMLMVSEALQLLLKQAAVKPSL comes from the coding sequence ATGAATGAAGACACACAGATGCAGTCAGATATTATCCAGCCAGAGCCTATCGAAGAGCAAATGTTTGTATCTGAAATATTAGAGACACCTGATAGAGATGCGGAGCAGTATGAGCGCCGTTTTAAAGGTACTCAGACACTGTATGGTAATGCTGCGGTAGATACATTTTCTGCTGCGCATGTTTATGTTATTGGGGTAGGCGGTGTCGGTTCCTGGGCAGCAGAGGCTTTGGCGCGTACGGCTGTTGGTACTATTACATTAATTGATTTAGATATATTGGTAGCATCCAATGTCAATCGGCAGCTGCCCTCTTTAGATAGTACCTTTGGGCAAAGTAAAATTGAGGCGATGGCAGCACGTATTCGTGAAATCAATCCAAAAGCCACGTTGCATTTGGTTGATGATTTTTTGACCGCTGAAAATGTCGCAACATTGCTGCCCAGTCGTGAAGAAGCAAAAACGGCGGCACAAACCGCTCCGATTGTGATTTTAGACTGTATCGATGATATGGATGCCAAGCTTGCCATTGCTTTGCATTGCCGCTTTAACAAACTAAAATTGGTCTGTGCTGGCGGGGCAGGTGGTAAAATAGACCCCAGTCAGATCAGAGTCGGCGATTTACGAGACACCTATCAAGATCCATTATTGGCCAAATTACGTAATAAATTGCGCCATGAAAAGGGCATTAATAGTGCCCTAAAAGAGAAATTTGGTATCAAGTGTGTTTATTCGACAGAACCACCGCGCGTAGACAAGAGCTGTCAAACAGGTGGTTTGCACTGTGGTGGTTATGGTTCGGCGGTCGTCGTCACCTCAGTAGTTGCCATGCTTATGGTGAGTGAGGCATTACAATTATTGCTTAAGCAGGCGGCTGTTAAACCAAGCCTCTGA
- a CDS encoding EAL domain-containing protein has product MRTQSLLNLLVIDADQLYAERLVDLLGSYYDSVNLGFLDDKDELLKSLRQSWDVLVFGQAYDMSFTDVVAIIQEQDIDLPSVCLISKNTVANAHNDEGLPSIMNGTMVKALYVEQEMAVIMAIRLLHENLHSRQQLKTLQSVLSEAEQRANVLIKNSKSAVAYIDQGIHIFANDPYLQLFGFEAMNDIIGIPVIDLIAGGDNVKAVKQFLRQFDKGNRKDVEFNFESRRKDGSTFEAKLQLAIATLDGEPVTQIIIQQNNSNSIEVAKRLAEAERKDSLTGIDNRHSFEEQLAAAYEQARKGAMTAALLYVQLDNVGKIRSSLGLQGIDSTVKQVANTLDELVVDGHVSRFSDTAFTILVENQTTAALEKLAEQIGMSISKMLIEVDKRTTNTTASTAIVKIEKNTPEPRVLLERAMDAINQIMIETSNHGGRYHLYDASEHANSDDHALAESLVDAITNNRFELLFQPIYDINNDRSDFFEVFLRLPLADAENTVLTPEQFMAVAKSHQLLEKIDRWVLINACKRINEVRKTHPEARLLVQLTSASLIDKKLPSVASQLINAIGGKAGALTLQFNEKDISDYLTVAKSQFTALSQVNCKLSINNFGSSIKSVELANFVHPNMVRLAHNYVEGIDAADNLETVKSIIVRTNEINVDVLMPYIEDAATMSVAWSVGARYLQGNYLEMPSNSIKVSNES; this is encoded by the coding sequence ATGCGTACTCAGTCTCTCTTGAACTTATTGGTTATCGATGCTGATCAGCTTTATGCTGAGCGCCTTGTAGACTTGCTCGGTTCATACTATGACAGCGTGAATTTAGGTTTTTTGGACGATAAAGATGAGTTGCTAAAATCATTGCGTCAATCATGGGATGTGTTGGTTTTTGGTCAAGCGTATGATATGAGTTTTACCGACGTGGTTGCTATCATTCAAGAGCAAGATATTGACTTACCATCGGTTTGTTTGATAAGTAAAAACACGGTAGCCAACGCTCACAATGACGAAGGCTTACCGTCTATCATGAATGGTACGATGGTTAAGGCACTCTATGTAGAGCAAGAAATGGCAGTCATCATGGCTATTCGCTTATTGCACGAAAACTTGCACAGTCGCCAACAGCTTAAGACATTGCAGTCTGTGCTCTCTGAGGCAGAACAGCGCGCAAACGTATTGATTAAAAACTCAAAAAGTGCAGTCGCATACATTGATCAAGGGATTCATATCTTTGCCAATGATCCGTATCTGCAGTTATTTGGTTTTGAGGCGATGAACGATATTATCGGTATACCTGTGATTGATTTGATCGCAGGCGGTGATAATGTTAAAGCTGTTAAACAGTTTTTGCGTCAGTTCGATAAAGGGAACCGTAAAGACGTTGAGTTTAATTTTGAGAGTAGACGTAAGGATGGCAGTACGTTTGAAGCAAAACTACAATTGGCAATAGCGACACTAGATGGTGAGCCGGTCACCCAGATTATTATTCAACAAAATAATAGCAATAGCATTGAGGTCGCCAAACGTTTGGCTGAAGCTGAGCGTAAAGACAGCTTGACGGGCATTGATAATCGCCACAGCTTTGAAGAGCAGCTGGCGGCAGCATATGAACAGGCAAGAAAAGGCGCTATGACGGCGGCACTCTTGTATGTACAACTCGATAATGTCGGAAAAATTAGAAGCAGTTTAGGTCTACAAGGTATTGATAGCACGGTGAAACAAGTCGCTAATACCTTAGATGAGCTGGTAGTCGATGGTCATGTCAGCCGCTTTAGTGATACAGCATTTACTATTTTGGTAGAAAATCAGACGACAGCTGCGCTTGAAAAGCTGGCTGAACAGATTGGCATGAGTATCAGTAAGATGCTTATTGAAGTGGATAAGCGCACAACCAATACGACAGCAAGTACTGCTATTGTTAAAATTGAAAAAAATACGCCTGAGCCTAGAGTGTTGCTTGAGCGCGCTATGGATGCTATCAATCAAATCATGATTGAGACCTCCAATCATGGCGGCCGCTATCATTTATATGATGCAAGTGAACATGCCAATAGTGACGATCATGCGCTAGCAGAATCTCTGGTTGATGCCATTACCAATAATCGCTTTGAGTTATTGTTCCAGCCCATATATGACATCAATAATGACCGTAGTGACTTCTTTGAAGTATTCCTGCGGCTGCCGCTAGCAGATGCTGAGAATACCGTATTGACGCCAGAACAGTTTATGGCGGTTGCAAAATCTCATCAATTATTAGAAAAAATAGACCGCTGGGTATTAATTAATGCCTGTAAGAGAATCAATGAAGTGCGTAAAACTCATCCAGAGGCGCGGTTACTGGTACAGCTAACCAGTGCGTCCTTAATCGATAAAAAACTGCCCAGTGTTGCAAGCCAGCTCATCAATGCCATCGGTGGTAAAGCTGGGGCGTTGACACTGCAGTTCAATGAAAAAGACATCTCAGATTACTTAACAGTAGCGAAATCTCAATTCACCGCGCTCAGTCAGGTAAACTGCAAGCTTAGCATCAATAATTTTGGCTCATCCATAAAATCTGTGGAGCTTGCCAATTTTGTTCATCCTAATATGGTGCGTTTAGCCCATAATTATGTCGAAGGGATTGATGCCGCTGACAATTTAGAAACGGTCAAATCAATTATCGTACGTACCAATGAGATTAATGTTGATGTATTGATGCCTTATATTGAAGATGCTGCAACCATGTCTGTTGCATGGAGTGTCGGCGCACGCTACCTACAAGGCAATTATTTAGAAATGCCGAGTAACAGTATCAAAGTCTCTAATGAGAGTTAG
- a CDS encoding GAF domain-containing hybrid sensor histidine kinase/response regulator: protein MSISNVPDFDYPIAEDDAERINRLKKYQVFNTNQESSFARLTELAKLFFNVPMVAITFIDEETQYLKSGIGFDEVCTTTRNVAICNYTILSDSIFVVADLASDERFNTYPFVAQWPKIRFYAGAPIITHEDGKNYRFGSLCLMDIEPHHDFSDEKANILAQFATMAADALKLQEQQRNAKYANEMKSAFLANMSHEIRTPMNGIIGMVEMLSDTMLSVEQREYIENIKVSNEHLLAIINGILDLSKVEAGKMTIDSIPMNLSSLCNEVVSLFAIKARQRGLVLDYHYTESLSPYVKGDPVRLKQVMVNLVNNAIKFTREGGRVTIDVKHMQDNPCLDNKDCDHAKGNNDSRLDFAIDDKNSTTIHQEMTLCIEVTDTGVGIKSESLEAIFDAYDQANKYTHRLYGGTGLGLSVCKSLVELMGGYIEVDSVVGIGTTFRVLLPLPCIAAEDYEIWQTDNDFTITLPSDELVGHILLVEDDSVNAMIAKKALNNGGHTVTHVNDGQQAIEIFALYPERYDVILMDHHMPIMDGVQATIKLHELYAPQDLPPIIALTANAMDGERKKYLDVGMQDYCTKPFKQEQLNALVQYWLMHKQSLEQ, encoded by the coding sequence TTGTCTATATCCAACGTACCAGACTTTGATTACCCTATCGCAGAAGATGACGCTGAGCGTATCAATAGGCTCAAAAAATATCAGGTATTTAATACCAATCAAGAGTCTTCTTTTGCACGTCTGACTGAGCTTGCGAAACTGTTTTTTAATGTGCCGATGGTTGCGATTACTTTTATAGATGAGGAAACTCAGTACCTAAAATCTGGTATTGGTTTTGACGAGGTATGTACCACGACACGTAATGTGGCTATTTGTAATTATACTATATTGTCTGATAGTATTTTTGTGGTAGCTGATTTGGCAAGCGATGAGCGCTTCAATACATATCCATTTGTCGCTCAATGGCCTAAGATACGCTTTTATGCTGGTGCACCCATCATCACGCATGAAGACGGTAAAAATTATCGTTTTGGCTCTTTATGTTTAATGGATATAGAGCCTCATCATGATTTCAGTGATGAAAAAGCCAACATACTAGCCCAATTTGCGACGATGGCAGCCGACGCTTTAAAGCTACAAGAGCAGCAGCGTAATGCCAAATATGCCAATGAGATGAAGTCAGCGTTTTTGGCCAATATGAGTCATGAGATACGCACACCGATGAATGGTATCATCGGTATGGTTGAGATGCTCAGTGACACCATGCTGAGCGTTGAACAAAGAGAATATATCGAGAATATAAAAGTATCAAATGAGCATTTGCTCGCGATTATCAATGGTATTTTAGACTTATCAAAAGTCGAAGCCGGTAAAATGACTATCGATTCTATCCCGATGAATCTATCTAGTCTCTGTAATGAGGTCGTTAGCTTATTTGCTATCAAAGCTCGCCAACGTGGCTTAGTTTTAGACTATCACTATACCGAGTCACTATCGCCTTATGTTAAAGGGGATCCCGTACGTCTTAAGCAGGTCATGGTAAATTTGGTCAATAATGCGATTAAATTTACCCGTGAAGGCGGGCGTGTAACGATTGATGTTAAACATATGCAAGACAATCCTTGTCTAGATAATAAGGATTGCGATCACGCTAAAGGAAATAATGATAGTCGTTTAGATTTTGCTATTGATGATAAAAATAGCACAACGATTCATCAAGAAATGACTTTATGTATTGAGGTTACGGATACAGGCGTCGGTATTAAGTCTGAATCATTAGAGGCGATATTTGATGCTTATGATCAAGCAAATAAATATACTCATAGGCTTTATGGTGGTACCGGACTTGGCTTGTCTGTTTGTAAGTCTCTAGTGGAGCTAATGGGTGGCTATATTGAAGTAGATAGCGTAGTCGGTATTGGCACAACCTTTAGAGTATTATTGCCGCTACCGTGTATTGCTGCAGAAGATTATGAGATATGGCAAACGGACAATGACTTTACAATAACGTTGCCGAGTGATGAGCTGGTCGGTCATATTCTGTTGGTTGAGGATGACAGTGTGAACGCGATGATTGCCAAAAAAGCCCTTAATAATGGTGGTCATACGGTCACTCACGTCAATGACGGGCAACAAGCTATCGAGATATTTGCTTTATATCCTGAGCGTTATGATGTGATTTTGATGGATCATCATATGCCGATTATGGATGGGGTACAGGCAACCATCAAACTTCACGAGCTGTATGCTCCTCAAGACTTGCCGCCTATTATTGCGTTGACTGCCAATGCAATGGATGGCGAGCGTAAAAAATACCTTGATGTGGGTATGCAGGATTATTGTACAAAGCCTTTCAAACAAGAGCAGCTGAATGCGTTGGTGCAATATTGGTTGATGCATAAGCAATCATTAGAACAATAA